The Nocardioides humi genome includes a region encoding these proteins:
- a CDS encoding DUF3060 domain-containing protein — protein MTPTTLLRALATSALIGATAAVVPSPAHGAVTLDCTTGPVVLADATEEYVLTGACSDVTVTGANIDVALESATSLTIAVANVDVVAAGALDRVVVAGANSSVRAAAAPVVRVRASNVDVRIPALDKAVLVGSNNKVVADKGAKAKVKGANNKVKYRKLRKVVVRGANNTVKVRTAKTKVKVTGANNKVKVHRRG, from the coding sequence ATGACCCCCACGACGTTGCTGCGCGCCCTCGCCACCTCCGCCCTCATCGGTGCCACTGCCGCCGTCGTCCCGTCGCCGGCGCACGGCGCGGTGACGCTCGACTGCACCACCGGCCCGGTCGTCCTCGCCGACGCCACCGAGGAGTACGTCCTCACCGGCGCCTGCAGCGACGTCACCGTGACCGGCGCCAACATCGACGTCGCCCTCGAGAGCGCCACCTCGCTCACGATCGCCGTCGCCAACGTGGACGTCGTCGCCGCCGGAGCCCTCGACCGGGTCGTGGTCGCCGGCGCCAACTCCTCGGTCCGCGCCGCCGCCGCTCCCGTCGTCCGGGTGCGGGCCAGCAACGTCGACGTCCGGATCCCGGCCCTCGACAAGGCCGTCCTGGTCGGCTCCAACAACAAGGTCGTCGCCGACAAGGGCGCCAAGGCGAAGGTCAAGGGCGCCAACAACAAGGTGAAGTACCGCAAGCTCCGCAAGGTCGTCGTCCGCGGCGCCAACAACACCGTCAAGGTCCGCACCGCCAAGACCAAGGTCAAGGTGACCG